From one Triticum urartu cultivar G1812 chromosome 3, Tu2.1, whole genome shotgun sequence genomic stretch:
- the LOC125544079 gene encoding symplekin-like, with product MLDIIHSPPEGSEELVTMILQTLTEESNPSANLVVAVKHLYETKLKDASILIPLLSSFPKEEVLPIFPRLVDLSPDRFQDALARILQGSAHTGPALTPAEVLIAIHDINPEKDKVPLKKVIDACTACFEQRTVFTQQVLEKALNKLVDNVPIPLLFMRTVIQALDAFPALVDFVMGILSRLVNKQIWKMPKLWVGFLKLAYQTQPRSFDVLLQLPPPQLEVALNKYPNLRSHLSSFVNRQNLHNKLPRHTLNILGFLNEPQQAPMPFAPAALQTADTTSSLPGANIM from the exons ATGCTGGACATTATCCATAGTCCACCTGAAGGCAGTGAGGAACTTGTTACTATG ATACTGCAAACACTGACCGAAGAATCAAATCCTTCAGCCAACCTGGTCGTGGCTGTTAAACATCTATATGAGACCAAGCTGAAG GATGCGTCTATTCTCATTCCATTGCTATCCTCATTTCCGAAGGAAGAG GTGCTGCCTATATTTCCGAGACTAGTTGATCTCTCACCTGACAGGTTCCAAGACGCACTTGCTCGGATATTGCAG GGATCTGCTCATACTGGGCCAGCGTTAACCCCTGCTGAAGTTCTGATTGCAATTCATGATATTAATCCAGAAAAGGACAAAGTTCCTCTAAAGAAG GTCATAGATGCTTGTACTGCTTGCTTTGAGCAGCGCACGGTATTTACTCAGCAAGTTCTAGAAAAGGCACTAAATAAATTG GTCGACAATGTACCGATTCCTCTTCTTTTTATGAGAACAGTTATTCAAGCACTCGATGCTTTCCCAGCTTTG GTTGATTTTGTCATGGGGATACTTTCCAGGCTTGTCAATAAGCAG ATCTGGAAAATGCCAAAGCTGTGGGTTGGCTTCTTAAAATTGGCATACCAGACTCAACCACGCTCTTTTGATGTTTTACTACAG TTACCTCCACCACAGCTTGAAGTTGCATTGAATAAGTACCCGAATCTTCGATCACATCTTTCTTCCTTTGTTAATCGGCAGAACTTGCACAACAAGTTGCCTAG ACATACTTTGAATATTTTGGGCTTCCTTAACGAACCACAGCAGGCACCAATGCCATTTGCGCCCGCTGCATTACAAACAGCAGACACGACTTCCTCTCTTCCTGGTGCAAACATAATGTGA